The following proteins are co-located in the Triticum aestivum cultivar Chinese Spring chromosome 1A, IWGSC CS RefSeq v2.1, whole genome shotgun sequence genome:
- the LOC123047433 gene encoding wings apart-like protein 2 isoform X1: MIVRTYGRRSRTFSDGAAGAAAGGGGGDRGLSSSQDAFDFDGGDGDDELAALGSSASQPFPPSQESSSMWDFDEDPPTQPPPPRLEGPRRKGRRGRHAEPEPEAATATLMEAEEYGEMMESVDEVNFALDGLRPTAPRRVRRASLLALLGICASAARRRVLRAQGLVKQIIDNVLALNIDDPSCGVAAAALLFVLASDVQENHVLNSESCIRFLLKLLNPPMDANDVKAPSIGSKLLGISKVQMFNGSNKDSDSSSDDIISKVEEILLSCKEIKPLDRDGKRASRPELCSKWLALLTMEKACLSAVALEETSDMVTRVGGDFKETLRALGGLDNIFDVMVDCHSSLEGIVKDTSTLSLDIKEGTSLQSAALLLKCLKILENATFLSDQNKTHLLSMSRKLSPRGSTVSLVGVIINIVELLSVLSLLQSSSTVSSSTDKKSSKGCKGGCSADIKGATTLNGHGKGKNSKKNKLSLNQKCQNCSSSKLDASHISISSTSDVGLSQMALDCSQSTSSNRASSGSLGERHSNGLGLGLKLNIRKERGKANPIRGSSGWVSITAHSSDGTSREMAKRRRLSENGNSDLRSGSGSDPFAFDDVDQEPELFGQKKRSTHGCQAKSANEKLSDDRGIAVIGSQESYQPEDNNHHLGATSHSNVDDDSNLLEDCLLASIKVLMNLANDNPSGCEHIASCGGLNTMASLIIKHFPSFDFSVDTGRDVDLLQDLTDSEDSKACQVKAKQLRDHELDFLVAILGLLVNLVEKDSLNRVRLASARVSVDLSKNAQSEKAQRDVIPLLCSIFLASKGSGEASATISPDDEESMLQGAREAEMMIVEAYAALVLGFLSIESMKVRGAISSCLPNNNLKVLVPVLEKFVAFHLQLNMMTDETHSSVTEVIEKCKL, translated from the exons ATGATCGTGCGCACCTACGGCCGCAGATCCCGCACCTTCTCCGAcggcgccgccggcgccgccgccggcggagGCGGAGGGGACCGCGGGCTCTCGTCCTCGCAGGACGCGTTCGACTTCGACGGCGGGGATGGGGACGACGAGCTCGCGGCGCTGGGCTCGTCCGCGTCGCAGCCCTTCCCGCCGTCGCAGGAGTCCTCCTCGATGTGGGACTTCGACGAGGACCCGCccacgcagccgccgccgccccggctagaGGGGCCGCGCCGGAAGGGGCGACGCGGGAGGCACGCCGAGCCCGAGCCCGAGGCGGCCACCGCCACGCTCATGGAGGCCGAGGAGTAcggggagatgatggagagcgtcGACGAGGTCAATTTCGCGCTCGACGGGCTGCGCCCCACCGCGCCCAGGCGGGTGCGCCGGGCAAGCCTGCTCGCGCTGCTCGGGATCTGCGcgtccgccgcgcgccgccgcgtcCTCCGGGCTCAGGG ACTGGTAAAGCAAATTATAGATAATGTTTTGGCTCTGAACATTGATGATCCTTCCTGTGGTGTTGCGGCGGCAGCTCTTTTATTTGTTTTGGCAAGTGAT GTACAAGAGAATCATGTGCTAAATTCAGAATCGTGTATTCGGTTTCTTCTTAAATTATTAAATCCTCCAATGGACGCAAATGATGTCAAAGCACCATCTATAGGTTCCAAACTCCTTGGAATCAGTAAAGTTCAAATGTTTAATGGCTCAAATAAGGATTCTGATTCCAGCTCAGATGATATCATATCAAAAGTCGAAGAAATCCTCTTAAGCTGTAAAGAAATCAAGCCACTTGACAGGGATGGCAAGAGAGCATCAAGGCCAGAATTATGTTCAAAATGGCTTGCTTTGTTGACAATGGAAAAGGCATGCTTGTCAGCTGTCGCATTAGAGG AGACTTCTGACATGGTGACCAGAGTTGGAGGGGATTTCAAAGAAACATTAAGGGCATTGGGTGGTCTTGATAATATTTTTGATGTTATGGTTGATTGTCATTCCTCACTGGAG GGAATTGTAAAGGATACCTCCACTCTGTCCTTGGACATAAAGGAAGGAACATCTTTGCAAAGTGCTGCACTCCTcctgaaatgtttgaaaattttAGAGAATGCCACATTCTTAAGTGATCAGAACAAG ACCCATTTGCTCAGCATGAGTAGAAAATTGAGTCCCAGAGGCTCTACAGTTTCTCTTGTTGGTGTCATTATCAATATTGTTGAATTATTATCAG TACTGTCTCTCCTTCAGAGTTCTTCCACTGTTTCCAGCAGTACAGATAAAAAATCTTCCAAAGGTTGTAAAGGGGGCTGCTCTG CAGACATCAAGGGTGCAACTACATTGAATGGTCATGGCAAGGGCAAGAACTCAAAGAAAAATAAGCTTTCGCTGAACCAAAAATGCCAAAATTGCTCATCTTCCAAATTAGATGCTTCTCATATTAGTATATCTTCTACTAGTGATGTTGGCCTATCACAAATGGCACTTGATTGTTCCCAGTCTACTTCAAGCAACAGGGCATCAAGTGGTTCATTAGGTGAGAGGCACAGCAATGGTCTTGGTCTTGGTCTGAAGCTTAATATAAGAAAGGAACGTGGTAAAGCCAACCCAATTAGAGGCTCAAGTGGATGGGTTTCTATAACAGCACATAGTTCTGATGGAACGTCCAGAGAAATGGCAAAACGACGACGTCTGTCTGAAAACGGCAACAGTGATTTGAGAAGTGGCAGTGGTAGTGATCCTTTTGCATTTGATGATGTTGATCAGGAGCCTGAACTATTTGGTCAAAAAAAGAGATCAACACATGGCTGTCAAGCAAAATCAGCGAATGAGAAATTGTCGGACGATCGTGGGATTGCTGTGATTGGAAGTCAGGAATCATATCAACCTGAAGATAATAATCATCATCTGGGTGCAACATCCCATTCTAATGTTGACGATGATTCCAATCTTTTGGAAGACTGCCTTTTGGCATCAATTAAG GTTCTTATGAACTTAGCAAATGACAACCCATCTGGTTGTGAACATATTGCATCATGTGGTGGACTTAACACAATGGCCTCCTTGATCATCAAGCATTTCCCTTCATTTGATTTCTCCGTGGACACTGGCCGAGATGTCGATCTTTTACAAGACCTCACCGATTCCGAGGACAGCAAAGCATGCCAAGTGAAAGCTAAGCAACTGCGAGATCATGAGCTTGATTTTCTGGTTGCCATATTGGGCTTGCTTGTCAATCTCGTGGAAAAAGATAGCCTTAATAG GGTACGGCTTGCATCTGCTCGTGTTTCTGTGGATCTGTCTAAGAATGCGCAGAGTGAAAAGGCACAGAGGGATGTTATACCACTCCTCTGTTCAATCTTCTTAGCAAGTAAAGGTTCTGGGGAAGCTTCTGCAACTATATCACCG GATGATGAAGAGTCAATGTTGCAAGGAGCACGGGAAGCTGAAATGATGATCGTGGAGGCCTATGCAGCCCTCGTGCTTGGCTTTCTTTCGATAGAAAG
- the LOC123047433 gene encoding wings apart-like protein 2 isoform X4 encodes MIVRTYGRRSRTFSDGAAGAAAGGGGGDRGLSSSQDAFDFDGGDGDDELAALGSSASQPFPPSQESSSMWDFDEDPPTQPPPPRLEGPRRKGRRGRHAEPEPEAATATLMEAEEYGEMMESVDEVNFALDGLRPTAPRRVRRASLLALLGICASAARRRVLRAQGLVKQIIDNVLALNIDDPSCGVAAAALLFVLASDVQENHVLNSESCIRFLLKLLNPPMDANDVKAPSIGSKLLGISKVQMFNGSNKDSDSSSDDIISKVEEILLSCKEIKPLDRDGKRASRPELCSKWLALLTMEKACLSAVALEETSDMVTRVGGDFKETLRALGGLDNIFDVMVDCHSSLEGIVKDTSTLSLDIKEGTSLQSAALLLKCLKILENATFLSDQNKTHLLSMSRKLSPRGSTVSLVGVIINIVELLSVLSLLQSSSTVSSSTDKKSSKDIKGATTLNGHGKGKNSKKNKLSLNQKCQNCSSSKLDASHISISSTSDVGLSQMALDCSQSTSSNRASSGSLGERHSNGLGLGLKLNIRKERGKANPIRGSSGWVSITAHSSDGTSREMAKRRRLSENGNSDLRSGSGSDPFAFDDVDQEPELFGQKKRSTHGCQAKSANEKLSDDRGIAVIGSQESYQPEDNNHHLGATSHSNVDDDSNLLEDCLLASIKVLMNLANDNPSGCEHIASCGGLNTMASLIIKHFPSFDFSVDTGRDVDLLQDLTDSEDSKACQVKAKQLRDHELDFLVAILGLLVNLVEKDSLNRVRLASARVSVDLSKNAQSEKAQRDVIPLLCSIFLASKGSGEASATISPDDEESMLQGAREAEMMIVEAYAALVLGFLSIESMKVRGAISSCLPNNNLKVLVPVLEKFVAFHLQLNMMTDETHSSVTEVIEKCKL; translated from the exons ATGATCGTGCGCACCTACGGCCGCAGATCCCGCACCTTCTCCGAcggcgccgccggcgccgccgccggcggagGCGGAGGGGACCGCGGGCTCTCGTCCTCGCAGGACGCGTTCGACTTCGACGGCGGGGATGGGGACGACGAGCTCGCGGCGCTGGGCTCGTCCGCGTCGCAGCCCTTCCCGCCGTCGCAGGAGTCCTCCTCGATGTGGGACTTCGACGAGGACCCGCccacgcagccgccgccgccccggctagaGGGGCCGCGCCGGAAGGGGCGACGCGGGAGGCACGCCGAGCCCGAGCCCGAGGCGGCCACCGCCACGCTCATGGAGGCCGAGGAGTAcggggagatgatggagagcgtcGACGAGGTCAATTTCGCGCTCGACGGGCTGCGCCCCACCGCGCCCAGGCGGGTGCGCCGGGCAAGCCTGCTCGCGCTGCTCGGGATCTGCGcgtccgccgcgcgccgccgcgtcCTCCGGGCTCAGGG ACTGGTAAAGCAAATTATAGATAATGTTTTGGCTCTGAACATTGATGATCCTTCCTGTGGTGTTGCGGCGGCAGCTCTTTTATTTGTTTTGGCAAGTGAT GTACAAGAGAATCATGTGCTAAATTCAGAATCGTGTATTCGGTTTCTTCTTAAATTATTAAATCCTCCAATGGACGCAAATGATGTCAAAGCACCATCTATAGGTTCCAAACTCCTTGGAATCAGTAAAGTTCAAATGTTTAATGGCTCAAATAAGGATTCTGATTCCAGCTCAGATGATATCATATCAAAAGTCGAAGAAATCCTCTTAAGCTGTAAAGAAATCAAGCCACTTGACAGGGATGGCAAGAGAGCATCAAGGCCAGAATTATGTTCAAAATGGCTTGCTTTGTTGACAATGGAAAAGGCATGCTTGTCAGCTGTCGCATTAGAGG AGACTTCTGACATGGTGACCAGAGTTGGAGGGGATTTCAAAGAAACATTAAGGGCATTGGGTGGTCTTGATAATATTTTTGATGTTATGGTTGATTGTCATTCCTCACTGGAG GGAATTGTAAAGGATACCTCCACTCTGTCCTTGGACATAAAGGAAGGAACATCTTTGCAAAGTGCTGCACTCCTcctgaaatgtttgaaaattttAGAGAATGCCACATTCTTAAGTGATCAGAACAAG ACCCATTTGCTCAGCATGAGTAGAAAATTGAGTCCCAGAGGCTCTACAGTTTCTCTTGTTGGTGTCATTATCAATATTGTTGAATTATTATCAG TACTGTCTCTCCTTCAGAGTTCTTCCACTGTTTCCAGCAGTACAGATAAAAAATCTTCCAAAG ACATCAAGGGTGCAACTACATTGAATGGTCATGGCAAGGGCAAGAACTCAAAGAAAAATAAGCTTTCGCTGAACCAAAAATGCCAAAATTGCTCATCTTCCAAATTAGATGCTTCTCATATTAGTATATCTTCTACTAGTGATGTTGGCCTATCACAAATGGCACTTGATTGTTCCCAGTCTACTTCAAGCAACAGGGCATCAAGTGGTTCATTAGGTGAGAGGCACAGCAATGGTCTTGGTCTTGGTCTGAAGCTTAATATAAGAAAGGAACGTGGTAAAGCCAACCCAATTAGAGGCTCAAGTGGATGGGTTTCTATAACAGCACATAGTTCTGATGGAACGTCCAGAGAAATGGCAAAACGACGACGTCTGTCTGAAAACGGCAACAGTGATTTGAGAAGTGGCAGTGGTAGTGATCCTTTTGCATTTGATGATGTTGATCAGGAGCCTGAACTATTTGGTCAAAAAAAGAGATCAACACATGGCTGTCAAGCAAAATCAGCGAATGAGAAATTGTCGGACGATCGTGGGATTGCTGTGATTGGAAGTCAGGAATCATATCAACCTGAAGATAATAATCATCATCTGGGTGCAACATCCCATTCTAATGTTGACGATGATTCCAATCTTTTGGAAGACTGCCTTTTGGCATCAATTAAG GTTCTTATGAACTTAGCAAATGACAACCCATCTGGTTGTGAACATATTGCATCATGTGGTGGACTTAACACAATGGCCTCCTTGATCATCAAGCATTTCCCTTCATTTGATTTCTCCGTGGACACTGGCCGAGATGTCGATCTTTTACAAGACCTCACCGATTCCGAGGACAGCAAAGCATGCCAAGTGAAAGCTAAGCAACTGCGAGATCATGAGCTTGATTTTCTGGTTGCCATATTGGGCTTGCTTGTCAATCTCGTGGAAAAAGATAGCCTTAATAG GGTACGGCTTGCATCTGCTCGTGTTTCTGTGGATCTGTCTAAGAATGCGCAGAGTGAAAAGGCACAGAGGGATGTTATACCACTCCTCTGTTCAATCTTCTTAGCAAGTAAAGGTTCTGGGGAAGCTTCTGCAACTATATCACCG GATGATGAAGAGTCAATGTTGCAAGGAGCACGGGAAGCTGAAATGATGATCGTGGAGGCCTATGCAGCCCTCGTGCTTGGCTTTCTTTCGATAGAAAG
- the LOC123047433 gene encoding wings apart-like protein 2 isoform X3: MIVRTYGRRSRTFSDGAAGAAAGGGGGDRGLSSSQDAFDFDGGDGDDELAALGSSASQPFPPSQESSSMWDFDEDPPTQPPPPRLEGPRRKGRRGRHAEPEPEAATATLMEAEEYGEMMESVDEVNFALDGLRPTAPRRVRRASLLALLGICASAARRRVLRAQGLVKQIIDNVLALNIDDPSCGVAAAALLFVLASDVQENHVLNSESCIRFLLKLLNPPMDANDVKAPSIGSKLLGISKVQMFNGSNKDSDSSSDDIISKVEEILLSCKEIKPLDRDGKRASRPELCSKWLALLTMEKACLSAVALEETSDMVTRVGGDFKETLRALGGLDNIFDVMVDCHSSLEGIVKDTSTLSLDIKEGTSLQSAALLLKCLKILENATFLSDQNKTHLLSMSRKLSPRGSTVSLVGVIINIVELLSVLSLLQSSSTVSSSTDKKSSKADIKGATTLNGHGKGKNSKKNKLSLNQKCQNCSSSKLDASHISISSTSDVGLSQMALDCSQSTSSNRASSGSLGERHSNGLGLGLKLNIRKERGKANPIRGSSGWVSITAHSSDGTSREMAKRRRLSENGNSDLRSGSGSDPFAFDDVDQEPELFGQKKRSTHGCQAKSANEKLSDDRGIAVIGSQESYQPEDNNHHLGATSHSNVDDDSNLLEDCLLASIKVLMNLANDNPSGCEHIASCGGLNTMASLIIKHFPSFDFSVDTGRDVDLLQDLTDSEDSKACQVKAKQLRDHELDFLVAILGLLVNLVEKDSLNRVRLASARVSVDLSKNAQSEKAQRDVIPLLCSIFLASKGSGEASATISPDDEESMLQGAREAEMMIVEAYAALVLGFLSIESMKVRGAISSCLPNNNLKVLVPVLEKFVAFHLQLNMMTDETHSSVTEVIEKCKL, encoded by the exons ATGATCGTGCGCACCTACGGCCGCAGATCCCGCACCTTCTCCGAcggcgccgccggcgccgccgccggcggagGCGGAGGGGACCGCGGGCTCTCGTCCTCGCAGGACGCGTTCGACTTCGACGGCGGGGATGGGGACGACGAGCTCGCGGCGCTGGGCTCGTCCGCGTCGCAGCCCTTCCCGCCGTCGCAGGAGTCCTCCTCGATGTGGGACTTCGACGAGGACCCGCccacgcagccgccgccgccccggctagaGGGGCCGCGCCGGAAGGGGCGACGCGGGAGGCACGCCGAGCCCGAGCCCGAGGCGGCCACCGCCACGCTCATGGAGGCCGAGGAGTAcggggagatgatggagagcgtcGACGAGGTCAATTTCGCGCTCGACGGGCTGCGCCCCACCGCGCCCAGGCGGGTGCGCCGGGCAAGCCTGCTCGCGCTGCTCGGGATCTGCGcgtccgccgcgcgccgccgcgtcCTCCGGGCTCAGGG ACTGGTAAAGCAAATTATAGATAATGTTTTGGCTCTGAACATTGATGATCCTTCCTGTGGTGTTGCGGCGGCAGCTCTTTTATTTGTTTTGGCAAGTGAT GTACAAGAGAATCATGTGCTAAATTCAGAATCGTGTATTCGGTTTCTTCTTAAATTATTAAATCCTCCAATGGACGCAAATGATGTCAAAGCACCATCTATAGGTTCCAAACTCCTTGGAATCAGTAAAGTTCAAATGTTTAATGGCTCAAATAAGGATTCTGATTCCAGCTCAGATGATATCATATCAAAAGTCGAAGAAATCCTCTTAAGCTGTAAAGAAATCAAGCCACTTGACAGGGATGGCAAGAGAGCATCAAGGCCAGAATTATGTTCAAAATGGCTTGCTTTGTTGACAATGGAAAAGGCATGCTTGTCAGCTGTCGCATTAGAGG AGACTTCTGACATGGTGACCAGAGTTGGAGGGGATTTCAAAGAAACATTAAGGGCATTGGGTGGTCTTGATAATATTTTTGATGTTATGGTTGATTGTCATTCCTCACTGGAG GGAATTGTAAAGGATACCTCCACTCTGTCCTTGGACATAAAGGAAGGAACATCTTTGCAAAGTGCTGCACTCCTcctgaaatgtttgaaaattttAGAGAATGCCACATTCTTAAGTGATCAGAACAAG ACCCATTTGCTCAGCATGAGTAGAAAATTGAGTCCCAGAGGCTCTACAGTTTCTCTTGTTGGTGTCATTATCAATATTGTTGAATTATTATCAG TACTGTCTCTCCTTCAGAGTTCTTCCACTGTTTCCAGCAGTACAGATAAAAAATCTTCCAAAG CAGACATCAAGGGTGCAACTACATTGAATGGTCATGGCAAGGGCAAGAACTCAAAGAAAAATAAGCTTTCGCTGAACCAAAAATGCCAAAATTGCTCATCTTCCAAATTAGATGCTTCTCATATTAGTATATCTTCTACTAGTGATGTTGGCCTATCACAAATGGCACTTGATTGTTCCCAGTCTACTTCAAGCAACAGGGCATCAAGTGGTTCATTAGGTGAGAGGCACAGCAATGGTCTTGGTCTTGGTCTGAAGCTTAATATAAGAAAGGAACGTGGTAAAGCCAACCCAATTAGAGGCTCAAGTGGATGGGTTTCTATAACAGCACATAGTTCTGATGGAACGTCCAGAGAAATGGCAAAACGACGACGTCTGTCTGAAAACGGCAACAGTGATTTGAGAAGTGGCAGTGGTAGTGATCCTTTTGCATTTGATGATGTTGATCAGGAGCCTGAACTATTTGGTCAAAAAAAGAGATCAACACATGGCTGTCAAGCAAAATCAGCGAATGAGAAATTGTCGGACGATCGTGGGATTGCTGTGATTGGAAGTCAGGAATCATATCAACCTGAAGATAATAATCATCATCTGGGTGCAACATCCCATTCTAATGTTGACGATGATTCCAATCTTTTGGAAGACTGCCTTTTGGCATCAATTAAG GTTCTTATGAACTTAGCAAATGACAACCCATCTGGTTGTGAACATATTGCATCATGTGGTGGACTTAACACAATGGCCTCCTTGATCATCAAGCATTTCCCTTCATTTGATTTCTCCGTGGACACTGGCCGAGATGTCGATCTTTTACAAGACCTCACCGATTCCGAGGACAGCAAAGCATGCCAAGTGAAAGCTAAGCAACTGCGAGATCATGAGCTTGATTTTCTGGTTGCCATATTGGGCTTGCTTGTCAATCTCGTGGAAAAAGATAGCCTTAATAG GGTACGGCTTGCATCTGCTCGTGTTTCTGTGGATCTGTCTAAGAATGCGCAGAGTGAAAAGGCACAGAGGGATGTTATACCACTCCTCTGTTCAATCTTCTTAGCAAGTAAAGGTTCTGGGGAAGCTTCTGCAACTATATCACCG GATGATGAAGAGTCAATGTTGCAAGGAGCACGGGAAGCTGAAATGATGATCGTGGAGGCCTATGCAGCCCTCGTGCTTGGCTTTCTTTCGATAGAAAG
- the LOC123047433 gene encoding wings apart-like protein 2 isoform X2, protein MIVRTYGRRSRTFSDGAAGAAAGGGGGDRGLSSSQDAFDFDGGDGDDELAALGSSASQPFPPSQESSSMWDFDEDPPTQPPPPRLEGPRRKGRRGRHAEPEPEAATATLMEAEEYGEMMESVDEVNFALDGLRPTAPRRVRRASLLALLGICASAARRRVLRAQGLVKQIIDNVLALNIDDPSCGVAAAALLFVLASDVQENHVLNSESCIRFLLKLLNPPMDANDVKAPSIGSKLLGISKVQMFNGSNKDSDSSSDDIISKVEEILLSCKEIKPLDRDGKRASRPELCSKWLALLTMEKACLSAVALEETSDMVTRVGGDFKETLRALGGLDNIFDVMVDCHSSLEGIVKDTSTLSLDIKEGTSLQSAALLLKCLKILENATFLSDQNKTHLLSMSRKLSPRGSTVSLVGVIINIVELLSVLSLLQSSSTVSSSTDKKSSKGCKGGCSDIKGATTLNGHGKGKNSKKNKLSLNQKCQNCSSSKLDASHISISSTSDVGLSQMALDCSQSTSSNRASSGSLGERHSNGLGLGLKLNIRKERGKANPIRGSSGWVSITAHSSDGTSREMAKRRRLSENGNSDLRSGSGSDPFAFDDVDQEPELFGQKKRSTHGCQAKSANEKLSDDRGIAVIGSQESYQPEDNNHHLGATSHSNVDDDSNLLEDCLLASIKVLMNLANDNPSGCEHIASCGGLNTMASLIIKHFPSFDFSVDTGRDVDLLQDLTDSEDSKACQVKAKQLRDHELDFLVAILGLLVNLVEKDSLNRVRLASARVSVDLSKNAQSEKAQRDVIPLLCSIFLASKGSGEASATISPDDEESMLQGAREAEMMIVEAYAALVLGFLSIESMKVRGAISSCLPNNNLKVLVPVLEKFVAFHLQLNMMTDETHSSVTEVIEKCKL, encoded by the exons ATGATCGTGCGCACCTACGGCCGCAGATCCCGCACCTTCTCCGAcggcgccgccggcgccgccgccggcggagGCGGAGGGGACCGCGGGCTCTCGTCCTCGCAGGACGCGTTCGACTTCGACGGCGGGGATGGGGACGACGAGCTCGCGGCGCTGGGCTCGTCCGCGTCGCAGCCCTTCCCGCCGTCGCAGGAGTCCTCCTCGATGTGGGACTTCGACGAGGACCCGCccacgcagccgccgccgccccggctagaGGGGCCGCGCCGGAAGGGGCGACGCGGGAGGCACGCCGAGCCCGAGCCCGAGGCGGCCACCGCCACGCTCATGGAGGCCGAGGAGTAcggggagatgatggagagcgtcGACGAGGTCAATTTCGCGCTCGACGGGCTGCGCCCCACCGCGCCCAGGCGGGTGCGCCGGGCAAGCCTGCTCGCGCTGCTCGGGATCTGCGcgtccgccgcgcgccgccgcgtcCTCCGGGCTCAGGG ACTGGTAAAGCAAATTATAGATAATGTTTTGGCTCTGAACATTGATGATCCTTCCTGTGGTGTTGCGGCGGCAGCTCTTTTATTTGTTTTGGCAAGTGAT GTACAAGAGAATCATGTGCTAAATTCAGAATCGTGTATTCGGTTTCTTCTTAAATTATTAAATCCTCCAATGGACGCAAATGATGTCAAAGCACCATCTATAGGTTCCAAACTCCTTGGAATCAGTAAAGTTCAAATGTTTAATGGCTCAAATAAGGATTCTGATTCCAGCTCAGATGATATCATATCAAAAGTCGAAGAAATCCTCTTAAGCTGTAAAGAAATCAAGCCACTTGACAGGGATGGCAAGAGAGCATCAAGGCCAGAATTATGTTCAAAATGGCTTGCTTTGTTGACAATGGAAAAGGCATGCTTGTCAGCTGTCGCATTAGAGG AGACTTCTGACATGGTGACCAGAGTTGGAGGGGATTTCAAAGAAACATTAAGGGCATTGGGTGGTCTTGATAATATTTTTGATGTTATGGTTGATTGTCATTCCTCACTGGAG GGAATTGTAAAGGATACCTCCACTCTGTCCTTGGACATAAAGGAAGGAACATCTTTGCAAAGTGCTGCACTCCTcctgaaatgtttgaaaattttAGAGAATGCCACATTCTTAAGTGATCAGAACAAG ACCCATTTGCTCAGCATGAGTAGAAAATTGAGTCCCAGAGGCTCTACAGTTTCTCTTGTTGGTGTCATTATCAATATTGTTGAATTATTATCAG TACTGTCTCTCCTTCAGAGTTCTTCCACTGTTTCCAGCAGTACAGATAAAAAATCTTCCAAAGGTTGTAAAGGGGGCTGCTCTG ACATCAAGGGTGCAACTACATTGAATGGTCATGGCAAGGGCAAGAACTCAAAGAAAAATAAGCTTTCGCTGAACCAAAAATGCCAAAATTGCTCATCTTCCAAATTAGATGCTTCTCATATTAGTATATCTTCTACTAGTGATGTTGGCCTATCACAAATGGCACTTGATTGTTCCCAGTCTACTTCAAGCAACAGGGCATCAAGTGGTTCATTAGGTGAGAGGCACAGCAATGGTCTTGGTCTTGGTCTGAAGCTTAATATAAGAAAGGAACGTGGTAAAGCCAACCCAATTAGAGGCTCAAGTGGATGGGTTTCTATAACAGCACATAGTTCTGATGGAACGTCCAGAGAAATGGCAAAACGACGACGTCTGTCTGAAAACGGCAACAGTGATTTGAGAAGTGGCAGTGGTAGTGATCCTTTTGCATTTGATGATGTTGATCAGGAGCCTGAACTATTTGGTCAAAAAAAGAGATCAACACATGGCTGTCAAGCAAAATCAGCGAATGAGAAATTGTCGGACGATCGTGGGATTGCTGTGATTGGAAGTCAGGAATCATATCAACCTGAAGATAATAATCATCATCTGGGTGCAACATCCCATTCTAATGTTGACGATGATTCCAATCTTTTGGAAGACTGCCTTTTGGCATCAATTAAG GTTCTTATGAACTTAGCAAATGACAACCCATCTGGTTGTGAACATATTGCATCATGTGGTGGACTTAACACAATGGCCTCCTTGATCATCAAGCATTTCCCTTCATTTGATTTCTCCGTGGACACTGGCCGAGATGTCGATCTTTTACAAGACCTCACCGATTCCGAGGACAGCAAAGCATGCCAAGTGAAAGCTAAGCAACTGCGAGATCATGAGCTTGATTTTCTGGTTGCCATATTGGGCTTGCTTGTCAATCTCGTGGAAAAAGATAGCCTTAATAG GGTACGGCTTGCATCTGCTCGTGTTTCTGTGGATCTGTCTAAGAATGCGCAGAGTGAAAAGGCACAGAGGGATGTTATACCACTCCTCTGTTCAATCTTCTTAGCAAGTAAAGGTTCTGGGGAAGCTTCTGCAACTATATCACCG GATGATGAAGAGTCAATGTTGCAAGGAGCACGGGAAGCTGAAATGATGATCGTGGAGGCCTATGCAGCCCTCGTGCTTGGCTTTCTTTCGATAGAAAG